Proteins encoded in a region of the Tachyglossus aculeatus isolate mTacAcu1 chromosome 11, mTacAcu1.pri, whole genome shotgun sequence genome:
- the SEMA4C gene encoding semaphorin-4C isoform X1 gives MGRAAEASRGAGAMGLRLLVGLMLSAVLPGLGRGDGAWWNLVPRKTVTYGELASVARRFSHAGVRDFLTLTETNGILYVGAREALFALGLEALELQGKIPWEAPEEKKTECTQKGKSNQTECFNFIRFLQPYNSSHLYACGTYAFQPKCAYIDKATFSLERGEMEDGKGKCPYDPATGHTGLIVDGELYSATLNNFLGTESVILRNLGPHRSMKTEYLVSWLNEPHFVGSAHVPESVGSASGDDDKIYFFFSERAVEYDCYAEQVVARVARVCKGDVGGARTLQKKWTTFLKARLVCAAPDRQLHFNQLQALHTLPGPTWPNTTFFGVFHARWGDVDLSAVCQYQLADVQRVFEGPYKEYREQAQKWSRYTDPVPSPRPGSCIDAWHRRNGYASSLELPDNTLNFAKKHPLMEGQVGPRWGRPLLVKKDANFTRLVADRVAGADGEAYDVLFIGTETGWLLKAVSLGPRVHVIEELQVFDQEPVESLVLARDKKLLFAGSRSQLAQLPLADCSKYRSCADCVLARDPYCAWSPNTSRCVPLRGHPWSLLLQDVASPDPTLCSSRAGRKVKITPKNITVAVGTDLVLPCRLSSNLARARWTFGGRDLPAEQPGSPLYDPRLQALVVLAVQPRHAGAYHCFSEEQGARLAAEGYLVAVAAGPAVTLEARAPLESLGLVWLAVVALGAVCLVLLLLVLSLRRRLREELEKAGAKAAERTLVYPLELPKEPAGPPFRPGPDPDDKLWDPAGYYYSDGSLKIVPGHARCQPGGGPPSSPPGIPGQPLPSPTRLHLGGGRPAGGANGYVRLQLGGEERAGPGHPLPELADELRRKLQQRQPLPDSNPEESSV, from the exons GCAGGGCGGCCGAGGCGAGCAGAGGGGCTGGCGCCATGGGCCTGCGCCTCCTGGTTGGGCTGATGCTGTCGGCGGTGCTGCCGGGTCTGGGCCGTGGCGATGGGGCTTGGTGGAACCTGGTGCCCAGGAAGACGGTGACCTACGGGG AGCTGGCATCCGTGGCCCGGCGCTTCTCCCACGCGGGCGTGAGGGACTTCCTGACGCTGACCGAGACCAATGGAATCCTGTACGTGGGGGCTCGGGAGGCCTTGTTCGCTCTGGGCCTGGAGGCCCTGGAGCTGCAAGGAAAG aTCCCTTGGGAAGCTCCTGAAGAAAAGAAGACCGAATGCACTCAGAAGGGGAAGAGCAaccag ACGGAGTGTTTCAACTTCATCCGCTTCCTGCAGCCGTACAACTCCTCCCACCTGTACGCCTGTGGCACCTACGCTTTCCAGCCCAAGTGTGCCTATATC GACAAGGCCACGTTCTCCCTGGagcggggggagatggaggacggCAAGGGCAAGTGTCCTTACGACCCAGCCACGGGTCACACCGGCCTCATCGTGG ACGGCGAGCTGTACTCGGCGACGCTCAACAATTTCCTGGGCACAGAGTCTGTCATCCTCCGCAACCTGGGCCCCCACCGCTCCATGAAGACGGAGTACCTCGTCTCTTGGCTCAACG AGCCCCATTTTGTGGGTTCGGCCCACGTGCCCGAGAGCGTGGGGAGCGCCTCGGGAGATGACGACAAGATCTACTTCTTCTTCAGCGAGCGCGCGGTCGAGTACGACTGCTACGCCGAGCAGGTGGTGGCCCGCGTGGCCCGCGTGTGCAAG GGGGACGTTGGGGGCGCGCGGACGCTGCAGAAGAAGTGGACGACCTTTCTGAAAGCGCGGCTGGTGTGTGCCGCCCCCGACCGCCAGCTCCACTTCAACCAGCTCCAGGCCCTGCACACCCTGCCGGGGCCCACCTGGCCCAACACCACCTTCTTCGGGGTCTTCCACGCCCGCTG GGGCGACGTGGACCTCTCGGCCGTGTGCCAGTACCAACTGGCGGACGTGCAGCGGGTGTTCGAGGGGCCCTACAAGGAGTACCGGGAGCAGGCGCAGAAGTGGAGTCGCTACACCGACCCCGTgcccagcccccggcccggctCG TGCATCGACGCGTGGCACCGTCGGAACGGCTACGCCAGCTCCCTGGAGCTCCCTGACAACACCCTCAACTTCGCCAAGAAGCACCCGCTCATGGAGGGGCAGGTGGGGCCGCGGTGGGGCCGCCCGCTGCTGGTGAAGAAGGACGCCAACTTCACGCGGCTGGTGGCCGACCGCGTGGCCGGCGCGGACGGGGAGGCCTATGACGTGCTCTTCATCGGGACGG AGACGGGCTGGCTGCTCAAGGCCGTGAGCCTGGGGCCCCGCGTCCACGTGATCGAGGAGCTTCAGGTGTTTGACCAGGAGCCGGTGgagagcctggtcctggcccgGGACAAG AAGCTGCTGTTCGCCGGCTCCCGCTCCCAGCTGGCCCAGCTGCCCCTGGCCGACTGCAGCAAGTACCGCTCCTGCGCCGACTGCGTCCTCGCCCGGGATCCCTACTGCGCCTGGAGCCCCAACACCAGCCGCTGCGTCCCGCTCCGGGGGCACCCCTG gtccctgctgctCCAGGACGTCGCCAGCCCGGATCCGACcctctgcagctcacgggccggCAGGAAAG TCAAGATCACGCCCAAGAACATCACCGTGGCGGTGGGCACGGACCTGGTGCTGCCGTGCCGCCTCTCCTCCAACCTGGCCCGGGCCCGCTGGACCTTCGGGGGCCGCGACCTTCCGGCCGAGCAACCCGGCTCGCCGCTCTACGACCCGCGGCTGCAGGCCCTGGTGGTCCTGGCGGTCCAGCCGCGCCACGCCGGCGCCTACCACTGCTTCTCGGAGGAGCAGGGCGCGCGGCTCGCCGCCGAGGGCTACCTGGTGGCGGTGGCGGCCGGCCCGGCGGTCACCCTGGAGGCCCGGGCGCCGCTGGAGAGCCTGGGGCTGGTGTGGCTGGCGGTCGTGGCGCTGGGCGCGGTCTgcctggtgctgctgctgctggtgttgTCGCTGCGGCGGCGGCTGCGGGAGGAACTGGAGAAGGCGGGGGCCAAGGCGGCCGAGAGGACCCTGGTCTACCCGCTCGAGCTGCCCAAGGAGCCCGCCGGCCCCCCTTTCCGGCCGGGCCCGGATCCGGACGACAAGCTGTGGGACCCGGCCGGCTACTACTACTCCGACGGCTCCCTCAAGATCGTGCCCGGCCACGCCCGCTGCCAGCCGGGCGGCGGGCCCCCCTCGTCCCCGCCGGGCATCCCCGgccagccccttccctctcccactcggCTCCACCTGGGGGGCGGGCGCCCCGCGGGCGGCGCCAACGGCTACGTGCGGCTGCAGCTGGGGGGTGAGGAGCGGGCGGGGCCCGGGCACCCCCTGCCCGAGCTGGCGGACGAGCTGCGGCGCAAACTGCAGCAGCGCCAGCCCCTGCCCGATTCCAACCCCGAGGAGTCGTCCGTGTGA
- the SEMA4C gene encoding semaphorin-4C isoform X2, protein MGLRLLVGLMLSAVLPGLGRGDGAWWNLVPRKTVTYGELASVARRFSHAGVRDFLTLTETNGILYVGAREALFALGLEALELQGKIPWEAPEEKKTECTQKGKSNQTECFNFIRFLQPYNSSHLYACGTYAFQPKCAYIDKATFSLERGEMEDGKGKCPYDPATGHTGLIVDGELYSATLNNFLGTESVILRNLGPHRSMKTEYLVSWLNEPHFVGSAHVPESVGSASGDDDKIYFFFSERAVEYDCYAEQVVARVARVCKGDVGGARTLQKKWTTFLKARLVCAAPDRQLHFNQLQALHTLPGPTWPNTTFFGVFHARWGDVDLSAVCQYQLADVQRVFEGPYKEYREQAQKWSRYTDPVPSPRPGSCIDAWHRRNGYASSLELPDNTLNFAKKHPLMEGQVGPRWGRPLLVKKDANFTRLVADRVAGADGEAYDVLFIGTETGWLLKAVSLGPRVHVIEELQVFDQEPVESLVLARDKKLLFAGSRSQLAQLPLADCSKYRSCADCVLARDPYCAWSPNTSRCVPLRGHPWSLLLQDVASPDPTLCSSRAGRKVKITPKNITVAVGTDLVLPCRLSSNLARARWTFGGRDLPAEQPGSPLYDPRLQALVVLAVQPRHAGAYHCFSEEQGARLAAEGYLVAVAAGPAVTLEARAPLESLGLVWLAVVALGAVCLVLLLLVLSLRRRLREELEKAGAKAAERTLVYPLELPKEPAGPPFRPGPDPDDKLWDPAGYYYSDGSLKIVPGHARCQPGGGPPSSPPGIPGQPLPSPTRLHLGGGRPAGGANGYVRLQLGGEERAGPGHPLPELADELRRKLQQRQPLPDSNPEESSV, encoded by the exons ATGGGCCTGCGCCTCCTGGTTGGGCTGATGCTGTCGGCGGTGCTGCCGGGTCTGGGCCGTGGCGATGGGGCTTGGTGGAACCTGGTGCCCAGGAAGACGGTGACCTACGGGG AGCTGGCATCCGTGGCCCGGCGCTTCTCCCACGCGGGCGTGAGGGACTTCCTGACGCTGACCGAGACCAATGGAATCCTGTACGTGGGGGCTCGGGAGGCCTTGTTCGCTCTGGGCCTGGAGGCCCTGGAGCTGCAAGGAAAG aTCCCTTGGGAAGCTCCTGAAGAAAAGAAGACCGAATGCACTCAGAAGGGGAAGAGCAaccag ACGGAGTGTTTCAACTTCATCCGCTTCCTGCAGCCGTACAACTCCTCCCACCTGTACGCCTGTGGCACCTACGCTTTCCAGCCCAAGTGTGCCTATATC GACAAGGCCACGTTCTCCCTGGagcggggggagatggaggacggCAAGGGCAAGTGTCCTTACGACCCAGCCACGGGTCACACCGGCCTCATCGTGG ACGGCGAGCTGTACTCGGCGACGCTCAACAATTTCCTGGGCACAGAGTCTGTCATCCTCCGCAACCTGGGCCCCCACCGCTCCATGAAGACGGAGTACCTCGTCTCTTGGCTCAACG AGCCCCATTTTGTGGGTTCGGCCCACGTGCCCGAGAGCGTGGGGAGCGCCTCGGGAGATGACGACAAGATCTACTTCTTCTTCAGCGAGCGCGCGGTCGAGTACGACTGCTACGCCGAGCAGGTGGTGGCCCGCGTGGCCCGCGTGTGCAAG GGGGACGTTGGGGGCGCGCGGACGCTGCAGAAGAAGTGGACGACCTTTCTGAAAGCGCGGCTGGTGTGTGCCGCCCCCGACCGCCAGCTCCACTTCAACCAGCTCCAGGCCCTGCACACCCTGCCGGGGCCCACCTGGCCCAACACCACCTTCTTCGGGGTCTTCCACGCCCGCTG GGGCGACGTGGACCTCTCGGCCGTGTGCCAGTACCAACTGGCGGACGTGCAGCGGGTGTTCGAGGGGCCCTACAAGGAGTACCGGGAGCAGGCGCAGAAGTGGAGTCGCTACACCGACCCCGTgcccagcccccggcccggctCG TGCATCGACGCGTGGCACCGTCGGAACGGCTACGCCAGCTCCCTGGAGCTCCCTGACAACACCCTCAACTTCGCCAAGAAGCACCCGCTCATGGAGGGGCAGGTGGGGCCGCGGTGGGGCCGCCCGCTGCTGGTGAAGAAGGACGCCAACTTCACGCGGCTGGTGGCCGACCGCGTGGCCGGCGCGGACGGGGAGGCCTATGACGTGCTCTTCATCGGGACGG AGACGGGCTGGCTGCTCAAGGCCGTGAGCCTGGGGCCCCGCGTCCACGTGATCGAGGAGCTTCAGGTGTTTGACCAGGAGCCGGTGgagagcctggtcctggcccgGGACAAG AAGCTGCTGTTCGCCGGCTCCCGCTCCCAGCTGGCCCAGCTGCCCCTGGCCGACTGCAGCAAGTACCGCTCCTGCGCCGACTGCGTCCTCGCCCGGGATCCCTACTGCGCCTGGAGCCCCAACACCAGCCGCTGCGTCCCGCTCCGGGGGCACCCCTG gtccctgctgctCCAGGACGTCGCCAGCCCGGATCCGACcctctgcagctcacgggccggCAGGAAAG TCAAGATCACGCCCAAGAACATCACCGTGGCGGTGGGCACGGACCTGGTGCTGCCGTGCCGCCTCTCCTCCAACCTGGCCCGGGCCCGCTGGACCTTCGGGGGCCGCGACCTTCCGGCCGAGCAACCCGGCTCGCCGCTCTACGACCCGCGGCTGCAGGCCCTGGTGGTCCTGGCGGTCCAGCCGCGCCACGCCGGCGCCTACCACTGCTTCTCGGAGGAGCAGGGCGCGCGGCTCGCCGCCGAGGGCTACCTGGTGGCGGTGGCGGCCGGCCCGGCGGTCACCCTGGAGGCCCGGGCGCCGCTGGAGAGCCTGGGGCTGGTGTGGCTGGCGGTCGTGGCGCTGGGCGCGGTCTgcctggtgctgctgctgctggtgttgTCGCTGCGGCGGCGGCTGCGGGAGGAACTGGAGAAGGCGGGGGCCAAGGCGGCCGAGAGGACCCTGGTCTACCCGCTCGAGCTGCCCAAGGAGCCCGCCGGCCCCCCTTTCCGGCCGGGCCCGGATCCGGACGACAAGCTGTGGGACCCGGCCGGCTACTACTACTCCGACGGCTCCCTCAAGATCGTGCCCGGCCACGCCCGCTGCCAGCCGGGCGGCGGGCCCCCCTCGTCCCCGCCGGGCATCCCCGgccagccccttccctctcccactcggCTCCACCTGGGGGGCGGGCGCCCCGCGGGCGGCGCCAACGGCTACGTGCGGCTGCAGCTGGGGGGTGAGGAGCGGGCGGGGCCCGGGCACCCCCTGCCCGAGCTGGCGGACGAGCTGCGGCGCAAACTGCAGCAGCGCCAGCCCCTGCCCGATTCCAACCCCGAGGAGTCGTCCGTGTGA